TCGGCCCAGCAGATGGCGTGGATGAAGGAGTGCTTCCCCGAGCTCTTTGTCCGGATCAGGGAGAAGGTCAAAGCCGGACAGTTCGTTCCCGTCGGCGGTATGTGGGTGGAGTCCGACACGAACATGCCCGGTGGGGAGGCCATGGCACGCCAGTTCGTGGAGGGCAAGAGCTTCTTCCTGAAAGAGTTCGACGTCGAATGCGAGGAAGCATGGCTGCCCGATTCCTTTGGCTACTCCGGAGCGATCCCGCAAATCGTCAAGGCCGCCGGATCGCGTTGGTTCCTCACGCAAAAGATCTCCTGGAACAAGGTCAACAGGATGCCGCACCACACGTTCTCGTGGGAAGGGATCGACGGGACCAGGCTGTTCACGCACTTCCCTCCCGTTGACACCTACAACGCGGAGTTGCACGCCAGGGAGTTGGCCCATGCCGAGCGCAACTACCGCGACCACGGCCGCGGCACCATGTCGCTGGTGCCGTTCGGCTATGGCGACGGCGGTGGCGGGCCAACGCGCGAAATGGTCGCTGCCGCGCACCGCACCGCGGACCTGGAAGGATCGCCGAAGGTCCGAATGGGCACGGCCCGGGATTTCTTCACCAAGGCTGAGGCCGAGTACGCGAACCTTCCAGTGTGGGTGGGGGAAATGTACCTGGAGATGCACCGTGGAACGTACACGAGCCAGGCCAAGACCAAGCGGGGAAACCGCCGCAGCGAGCACCTTCTCCGCGAAGCAGAGCTCTGGTGCTCCACGGCCGCCGTCCGCCTCGGCGCGGATTACGCGTACCCCTATGAGGAACTCAAACGGCTCTGGCAGCTGGTCTTGCTGCAACAGTTCCACGACATCCTGCCCGGCAGTTCCATCGCATGGGTCCACCAGGATGCGGAACGCAATTACGAAGCCATTGCGCGCGACCTCGAAGAGATCATCAGCGCCGCTGCGAAGGCCCTGGTGGGACCAGGCGGCACTGAGTACCTGCTCAATGCTGCCCCGCACGTGCGCGCCGGAGTGCCTGCTTTGGGTGCCGGCGCAGCAAGCACCCCGAACCCGGCCGTGCAGGTCCAGGATGACACCGAAGGCTTCGTCCTGGACAACGGTGTCATCCGCGCCGTGCTGAATTCCGATGGCCTCATCACTTCGCTCGTGGACCATGCCAGCGGACGTGAGGCCATCGCGCCGGGCCAGGCGGGCAACCTGCTGGAGCTGTTCAGGGACACCCCGAACGAGTGGGATGCCTGGGACATCGAGGAGTTCTATCGTCGAAACGTCACACCGCTGACCCGGGCGGACAGCGCCGACCTCGAGCGCACCGCAGCGGGCGCCGTCGTTGTTGTCAAACGCAAGGTGGGCGCCTCCACCATCACGCAGCGCATCACGCTCGACGCCGGCTCGAAGTCACTGGGCATCGCCACCACGGTGGACTGGCAGGAGCGCGAAAAGATGCTGAAGATCGCCTTCCCGCTCGACGTCCGTGCTGACCGGTCTGCGTCCGAGACACAGTTTGGGCACGTGTTCCGGCCCACCCACACCAACACGTCCTGGGAAGTCGCCAAGTTCGAAATCTGCGCCCACCGTTGGATTCACGTCGCCGAACCCGGATACGGCGTGGCGGTCAGCAACTCCTCCAGCTACGGCCACGACGTCACCAGGGCGGTCCGTGAGGACGGCGGAACGACGACGACGGTACGCACCTCGCTGCTGCGCTCCGCCCGCTTCCCGGACCCGGAAGCAGACCGGGGCGAACACACCCTTGAACTGTCCATCAGGCCCGGTGCAGGGATAGCTGACGCCGTGGAGGAGGGTTACCGCACCAACCTGGCGCCCCGGTACGTCACGGGCGGGCACGCCGTGGAGCCGCTGGTCTCAGTGACCAATCCGGCGATCGTGGTGGAGGCGGTCAAACTGGCTGAGGACGGATCGGGCGATGTGATCGTCCGGCTCTACGAATCCTTGGGGGAACGCTCGACCGGCAAGGTCGCACCCGGATTCCAGGCTCAAGGCGTCGCGGCCACGGACCTTTTGGAACGCCCCGTGGATGCTCCCGGGGTCGTTGTGCAGGAAGGCTCCGTGGTGGACCTGGTGCTCCGCCCGTTCCAGTTGGTGACCTTGCGCTTCAACCGCGGCTAGACGTCGTGTTGTAGCCGTTTCACGAAGAGCTTGGTCCGTTCCTGCCGGGGTGCGCGCAGCACCTCGGCAGCAGGGCCACGTTCCACCACGACACCGCCGTCCATGAAGATGACTTCGTCCGCCACGTGCTGCGCGAAGGCCAACTCATGGGTGACGATCACCATGGTCCATCCCTCTTCGGCGAGTTCCTTGATGACGCCTAGGACGTCACCCACGAGCTCCGGATCCAGGGCCGAGGTGGGTTCGTCGAACAGGAGGAGCTGGGGTTTCAGGGCTAGCGCCCGGACGATTCCGACGCGCTGCTGCTGGCCGCCCGAAAGCTCAAAGGGGTAGGCGTCGCGCTTATCGGCAAGACCCACGCGTTCCAGCAACCGTTCGGCCTCGGCGATGGCCTCGGCCTTGGGGCGCTTCTGGACCTGGACCGGCCCCTCAATGATGTTCTTCAGCACGGTCATGTGCGGGAACAGATTGTAGTGCTGGAAGACCATGGCGCTGCGGTCGCGGAGGGCGGCCACTTCCTTTTTGCCTACTTTGGCCCCGAAATCGATGGCAAGCTCACCTGAGGCATCACCCTGGCCGAAGGTGACGGTGCCGCCGTCGGGAATTTCCAACCCGTTGAGCGAACGCAGGACCGTGGTCTTACCCGAGCCTGAAGGCCCGATCAGGGCCACCACCTGGCCGCGGCGGATATCGATGTCGATGTCACGCAGTACCTGGTTGCTGCCAAAGGCCTTGGCGAGGTTCCTCGCCTCCAGTACCGGGGCGGCCTGCGGTTCCGGGGTATTAGTGGGCGACATAGCGGTCCAATCTCCTCTCAACGGCGGACTGCGCGGTGGAGAGGACCAGGCAGATGACCCAGTAGACCAGTGCTGCCTGCAGGTACAGGGCCATGAACTCCTGGCTGAAAGCAGCAATCTGCTGGGCATTGCGGAACAGTTCGGTGACCAGGATCAAGGATGCGAGGGACGTGTCCTTGACCAGGGAAATGAAGGTGTTGGACAACGGCGGGACGGACACCCTGGCGGCCTGGGGAAGAATGATGCGCAGCAGTGCCTGCGGGCGCGACATGCCGATGGTGTGTCCGGCCTCCCACTGGCCTTTAGGCACCGAGAGGATGGCCGCACGGATGATTTCGGCAGCGTAGCCGCCCACGTTCAGGGAGAACGCGATGATCGCACTGGGCCATGGATCCAGCTTGACGCCGATGCTGGGCAGGCCGTAGAAGATCACGAAAAGCTGAACCAGCAGGGGAGTGCCGCGAATGACTGAGACGTAGAAGCGACCGATCCCCGAGAGAACCACGTTGGGGCTCAGCCGCAGCAGGGCCACCAACAGGGCCAGCACCAGGCCAAAAGCGAAGGACGCGAGGGTGAGGGGGATGGTCCCCGTCACGGCCCCTGTAATCAGGGGACCGAAGGAGCTCCAGATGAGGTCCCAGTTCATCTATTTGGTGACGTCCGCGCCGAAGTACTTGGTGGAGATCTTCGCCAGCGTTCCGTCGGACTGGAGATCGGCGAGGGCCTTACTCACGGCCGTGCTGAGTTCCGTGGATCCCTTGCGGAAAACGAAGGCGCTCTCGGTCTTGTCCGGCGCCTCAGCTGCGACCTTCAAACCGGAGTCGGGGGTGGTCTTCGCGTAATCGAGGTAGGTGAGCTTGTCGTTCACCGTGGCATCCACGCGTCCCTGCTGAACGAGCGTGGCCGACTGGGCCCACCCCTCAACTGCCTGGACGTTCGCGCCGGCTTCGACAGCCATCTTGTAGAAGTTGCTGGTCAGCGACTGGGCGGTGGTTTTGCCCTTGAGGTCGGCGAAGCTGTTGATGCTGTTGTTATCGGACTTGGTGACCACCACGCCGGTGGACACGGTGTACGGCGTGGAGAACTCGTACTTGGCCTTGCGTTCGTCATTGATGGAGATCTGGTTCGCGATGGTATCGAAGCGCTTGGCTTCCAGGCCCGCGAAGATGCCATCGAACTGGGTTTCCTGGAACGTTGCCTTCACGCCAAGCTTGTCGGCCACTGCCCGTGCGATCTCGACGTCGAACCCTGTCAGGTCCCCGGCGCCCTCGGCATGGAAAGTGAACGGGCGGTAGGTGCCTTCGGTGGCGATAACGAGCTCGCCTTTGGACTTCACGTCCGAGAGGGAGGTGTCTCCGCCGGACTGGGCAGGAGAGGACCCGCCACCGCAGGCGGAAAGTGCGAGGGCGACCGAGGCCAGTGTGGCAGCGAGGACTGTGCGGCGGGTGCGAAGGCTGTTCATGGTGCCATCTTAGCCATCACGCGGGACCCGGCTTGGTGGATGTCCGGTGGGGGCGGCGATTTGGCCGTTAAAAAGGCTGAGTGGGGGCGGTCCCCAACAGCCCGCCACCACTCATCCCCCCAATTGTGATCCGGTGGGCGCCACATCCACCGGAAACCCGTTCTCTGATTCCGGTGTCAGGCTGCAGCCGCTTTCACACATTCATGATTGTGCCACGATCTAATGCTTTTGTGAAAGTCTTACGCCAAGAGTCTTTGTTTTCTACGGGCGTAAGCCTTCGAAAACCAGATTCCGGCCAGCCCGAGGCACGTGGCCATGGCCGCCGAGTAGTTGATGAGCACCCGCAGCCAGGCCTCTGAAAACGGAATCAGCGGAAAGAACTGGGAGAGCAGCAGCAGGCAGAGACCCAAGAGCAGAAACCCGGAAGCCACACGCAGTAGCACGGGAGCCGTGCTGGCCACCGTCCGCCAGATCGCAGGCACCAGGCAGGCGGCAACAAAACCGGGATACAGCCGGCCCATGGCCGCATAGCCGTCCAGCGAAGGCCCCCACGTGAGCCCGCTCATGCCGGCCGAGGAACCCCGCGTGTCCGTGATCGCGAAGAAGTAGATGGTCAAGGCTCCCACCAGCGCCGCCGCGGTGATACCGATGGGTCCGCGGATTGCGCGCACGGCCGATGCTGATCCGAATGCCATGGCGATCTTGATGCCCATGAAATAGAACGTGGCATACAAGAGGAAGCGCAGCACCAGGTTGCCGATGTTCATCCCGCCAAGCCAGCCGTCAATGACCAGGTATGGCGCTTCGATGCTGATGAAAATGCTCAGCGTGATCAACGAGAAGATGTAGAAAACATCCCTGTTCTCGCCGCGCAACGCGCTGGGGATTCGTGCGAGGGTTATCGCGAGGCAAACAACCAGCGTGACCCAGGGCAGGACAGCCGTCATCCGAGGTTCTCCCAAATTCTTTCAGTACGTTCGTGGTCTTGTTCTTGGCGGCGCAGAGTCTTACCGAGCGCCAGGAGCCGTTCGCCGGCCAGGGTCACCAGTGAACTCTGCGTCATGGCGTCCAAGGCTTTCCTGCGGGCATCCGGCGGCCAACCCGCCTCCGCTTCGGTGATGAGCCCACCGGCCACCAGCCCTCCCGCGGGCCCCACCCCGGCAGCACGCGACGTTGCCACAGCGAGTTCGGGCGGAAGCCTGTTGGCTGTCAGGTGGGCTGAAAAGTTCTGCGGAGCGATCCCGGTGGCGACACTGACGCGGTGCCGCAACTCGCCGTCGTCGATCGCGTCCACCCAGTTCCGCACGGACGTGGGGTGCGGCGGCTCCGAAAGGTGAGGCGCAGGGGCGGAACCCGGCTCGCTGCGCTCCACCACGGCCCGCAACAAATCGATGGTGGCCACCTGGCTCACCAGTTCGCAGGGCGTCGGCGGGACGGGGTCGCCACGAAGCTCCGAGTAGAGGTCGAAAGTGGAGAGCGCCTGCACGGGATTGATGTGGAAGCCGCGACTGATGCTGACCAGGGTGGATTCGGCCACCTTGCCGCGAACCAGCTGCTGGGCAAGGGTTGTCCTCTTGATGCCGGCGATCCTGCAGACGTCTGCAGTGCTGGCATCGGGCGCAACGCCGTGAAGCCAGCGCTGGAACGCCTTGGACTGTAAGGGCATGTGGAACTTTCAGGAACGTATCGCAGGGGCAGCCCGGTTTCGCTCATCGGGAAACCGGAAGTGGGAGTACGAATCGATTTTACGCTGACGCCACATTGAATTATGCTTGATGATTGAACCCGTTGGTCCGTACACCCCCCAAGTCCGGACCAACGGGTTTTTCCATGCCTGCGGGAATCGCAGCCTGATTCCCTGCGTTTCCTTGCTGGAGGATAGACACAATGACTGCAACCTTGGTGGCCAAGGATCTTGCCGGTGGTCACGGCCACCGCACCCTTTTTTCGAAACTTTCCCTCACCGTAGCGCCCGGCGACGTCGTTGGCGTGGTGGGAGCGAACGGTGCGGGCAAATCGACGCTGCTGCGCATCCTGGCCGGTGTTGACCAGCCGCAGGATGGAACCGTCAGCCTAGCGCCGTCGGACGCCTTCGTGGGCTGGTTGCCGCAGGAACATGAACGCACGGAAGGCGAGACCATCGCCGCGTACATTGCCCGCAGGACAGGCTGCGCCAAGGCCACAACGGAGATGGAGTCCACAGCCGAAGCGCTCGGCTCCGGTGCTCCAGGAGCCGACGACGCCTACTCCCTTGCGTTCGACCGTTGGATGGCGTCCGGGGCCGCAGACCTCGAAGACCGTATCCCGGCCGTCCTGGCCGACCTCGGCTTGGAACTGGGTACCGACTCACTCATGACGGGCCTCTCCGGCGGACAGGCGGCCCGCGTGGCATTGGCCGCGCTGCTGCTCAGCCGCTTCGACGTGGTTTTGCTGGACGAACCCACCAACGACCTTGATCTGGACGGCCTCGCCCGGCTTGAGTCGTTTGTCCAGGGCCTGCGCGGCGGCGTGGTGCTGGTCTCCCACGACCGCGAATTCCTGGCCCGGTGCGTCACGGCCGTGGTGGAGCTGGACCTCGCACAGAATTCCGTCGCCGTATACGACGGCGGCTACGAGGCTTTCCTGGAAGAACGCGACATCGCCAAACGCCATGCCCGCGAACGCTACGAGGATTACGCAAACACCAAGGCGGACCTCGTTTCCCGCGCCCGCACGCAGCGTGAATGGAGCTCCCAGGGCGTCCGGAACGCCATGAAGAAGAACCCGGACAACGACAAGATCCGCCGTGCCGCCAGCACCGAATCCTCCGAGAAGCAGGCCCAGAAAGTCCGCCAAATGGAGTCCCGGATCGCCCGCCTCACCGAGGTGGAAGAGCCCCGCAAGGAGTGGCAGCTGCAGTTCAGCATCGGCCAGGCGCCCCGCTCAAGTGCCGTCGTCGCCACCCTGCGCAACGTCGTCGCGCGCCAAGGCGACTTCACGCTCGGGCCGGTGAGCCTCCAGCTCAACGGTGGTGAGCGCATCGGCATCACCGGGCCCAACGGTGCCGGCAAGTCCACACTGCTCAGGCTGCTGCTGGGAACACAGGAACCGGACGACGGCGACGCTTCCATGGGTGCCTCGGTGGCCGTCGGCGAGATTGACCAGGCCCGCGGACTGCTCAACGGCGGCAGCAACCTTGGGGACGCGGTTGAAGCTGTGCTGGTGGACTGGAATGCGGCGGACGTCCGTACGCTCCTGGCCAAGTTCGGCCTGAAGGCTGACCACACTTCCCGGACAGTGGATTCGTTGTCACCGGGGGAGCGGACCCGTGCCGCGCTCGCGTTGCTGCAGGCCCGCGGCGTGAACCTGCTGGTGCTTGACGAGCCCACCAACCATCTGGACCTCCCCGCGATCGAGCAGCTTGAAGAGGCGCTGGAAAACTACGAGGGCGCACTCTTGCTGGTCACCCACGACCGCCGCTTGCTGGAAAACGTACGGCTCGATTCGCGCTGGCACGTGGACAATGGCCACGTCCAGGAGCTCCATCACACCCCAAGCCAGGAGAAGTAACCATGAGCATGGACCGCGTGGCCTGGAGCTCGCTGTACAACATCACCACCGCCAAGTCCGGCTCCAAGCCGTTCTCGAAGGAAACGCTGAAACGGGTGATGGCTTTTGCCGCCCCGCACAAGGGCAAGCTCATTGCCTTCGTCATCGCGTCGATCGCGGGAGCGTTCCTGGCTGTCGCAACTCCGGTCCTTGCGGGCCAGGTGGTTGATGCGATCATCGCCAACGCCGGGGTAGGAACGGTTATCTGGTTGGCTGTCCTGATCGCGATCGTGGCCGTGGGTGAAGCAGGCGTAGGCCTGCTGACGCGGTGGTTGTCATCGATCATTGGCGAGGGCGTCATCGTGGACCTGCGCACCCGGGTCTTTGACCACGTGCAGCGCATGCCCATCGCGTTCTTCACCCGGACCCGGACGGGTGCGCTGGTGAGCCGCCTGAACAACGACGTCATCGGGGCCCAGTCTGCCTTCGCGGGCACCTTGTCCGGCGTAGTCAGCAACGTGGTGGCGTTGGCCCTGACACTGGCAGTCATGCTCAATACGTCCTGGCTGGTCACTGTGCTGGCCATGGTGCTGCTGCCGATCTTCCTGATTCCTGCACGGCGCATGGGTTCCAAGCTGGCGGACCTCCGCCGTGAAGCTGCCGCCCACAACGCCGCCATGGGAACCCAGATGACGGAAAGGTTCTCCGCGCCCGGCGCCACTTTGGTGAAGCTGTTTGGCCGGCCGGATGAAGAGTCCCGTGAATTCGCCGACCGCGCGGGACGCGTCCGGGATATCGGTATCCGCACAGCAATGCTGCAGTTCACGTTCGTCACGGCGCTGACATTGGTTTCGGCGTTGGCCCTGGCCTTGGTCTACGGTCTGGGCGGCTGGCTGGCCCTCGGCGGCCAGCTGGCGCCGGGCGACGTTGTGGTCCTGGCGCTCCTGCTGACCCGGCTGTACGCTCCGCTGACGGCCCTGTCCAACGCGCGCGTGGAAATCATGAGTGCTCTGGTCAGCTTTGAGCGCGTTTTCGAAATCCTGGACCTGGAGCCCCTCATCACCGAGAAGCCGGACGCGGTTTCCGTGCCTGCAGGTCCGGTGGCGGTTGAGTTCGATAACGTCCGTTTCTCCTACCCGTCGGCGGACAAAGTTTCCCTGGCCTCCCTTGAGGAGGTGTCCACGTTGGACACCCGTGGCGGCGAGGAAGTGCTGCACGGTGTCAGTTTCCGGGTAGAGCCCGGCCAGACGGTGGCCTTGGTGGGTTCCTCCGGAGCGGGCAAGTCCACGGTGGCCCAGTTGCTCTCCCGGTTGTACGACGTCGATTCCGGTGCTGTCCGGTTGGGTGGCCAGGCCCCCGGGACAGGCGTGGACGTCCGTGACGTCCGCTTCGATTCCCTGCGTGACACCTTGGGCATGGTCACCCAGGACGGTCACCTGTTCCACGAAACCATTGCCTCCAACCTTCGCCTTGCCCGCCCCGACGCCACCGAAGAGGACATGTGGGACGTGCTCAAGCGGGCCCGCCTGGAAACAATGATCCGCTCACTGCCCGACGGCCTGGAGACGGTAGTGGGAGAGCGGGGCTACCGGCTCTCCGGCGGCGAACGGCAGCGGCTCACCATTGCCCGGCTGCTCATCAAGCAGCCGCGCGTCGTCATCCTCGACGAGGCAACGGCCGCGCTGGACTCCACCAACGAAGCCGCCGTCCAGGCGGCCCTGGGGGAGGCGCTTGAGGGACGTACCGCCGTCGTGATTGCGCACCGGCTGTCCACCATCCGCGCCGCCGACGCCATTTTGGTGGTTGAGGACGGCAGGATCGTGGAGCGCGGTACGCATGCCGAGCTGCTGGCCGCCGACGGACGCTACGCCGAGCTGTACCAAACCCAGTTCGCGGAAGCCACGGCGGTAGCCCAGGAAGCAGTCCCGGAGTTGTAACGCCTCCCGGACCTACCGGGGTGTGGTGAGGGCCGGCAGCACGTGGTCGGTCAGGAGCGGGGCAAGGTCCCCGGGCAGCGGCGCATGGAGGTCCAGCCAGCGGATCTCGGCGATCTCCGCGGAAGGGTGTGCAAGCCAGATGCCGGGGGCTGTGAACACGGTGGCTTCAATGGTGGTTTCAGCCTCGTTGGCGGCCGTAGCCAGCCAAACACCCACGGGCTGGAGCTCCTCGGGCGGCACGTCGATCCCGACTTCCTCCAACAACTCACGGGAAGCAGCCTGTGCCGCGGTTTCGCCGGCTTCTGGCTTGCCACCGGGGTGCATGAACTTGTCCGTTCCGCGCTTCCGGACGGTAAGCAGGTGCCCGGCTTCGTTGTAGACGCAGACTGCGCTGACAATGATCAGGTTCATTTTTGCCTCTTCAAATGCGATTCGAGCAGCAGATCCTTCGCAGGACCACGGACATCCCAGGCGAAACTGAATGAATCCGGCCCCTCGTAGCTGTAACTGACGCGGTAATCGTCGGGATCGCACCAGTGCTCGTCCTCATGGCCCTGCTCGGAGAAGCTCATGACGTGGAAGGCCCGCCCGTCGGGAAAGAAAACGTCCATGGACTCCGGACCGGCCCCGGGCCTGAGGACGTACTCGCGAAATGCCGCGCCCGAATGGGTGGGCCAGTGCATGGTTCCGTCTTCACGGTAGTCCAGCCCGCCGTCGGCGTTCCCGCTGTAACGCACGACGCCGGTAAAGGTACCGCGGGTGCCGGAAGCCCGGTCAAGGAGGGTCCGCTCCACGTTCCAGCTGCCGGCCAGGTAGGCCCGCAGGTCCGGGGTGGGCTGCTGGTGGTTCAAGTGCCCTCGATTGGAATCGAACCAACGACACCGGCTTTAGGAGAGCCGTGCTCTATCCACTGAGCTACGAGGGCCTGTGTCCACGGCATGAAACCCATTGCTGGAGCTCAGGGCCCGGACACGACTACAAGCATACAAGCTGCCAGGGCAGTGCCTGAACACGGCTAGGCTGGCGACCATGAAAGGGCACCTGACCACAGCGGCTCCAGCCGGATCGTTCCTACCCGACGTGCGAAGCGTCCGCGCAAACATCGGAGGCTGGGCGCAGCTCAGCGTAGTCCAGTACTTCGTGGCCGAAGCCGCGGTGATCCAGGCCTGGGCTGGTCCCGAGCCCTACAGCAGGGCAACCGGGTACATCAGCGACCTCGGGGCGGTGTCTTGCGGTATCTACGAGGACAGGTCGGTGTGCTCGCCGTTGCATCTGCTCATGAACGCCTCGTTTGTGGTGCAAGGCCTGGGGCTGGTCCTTGGTGCACTGTTCCTCACTGCTGGGCTCCTGTGCGTCGCGGCGCGTCCGGGCATGCCCGCCCGGCGATTCCGGGCCGCGACCAACACCCCAGCTCCCGTTCGGGTGCTCACGGTCCCGTGGCTCCTGGCGGTCGGTGTTCGCGTCCTGACCGGGGTGGCCGGCGTGGGAACAGTGCTGGTGGGCCTGATACCAGAGGACCTGGATTCGCCGTGGCACTTCGCAGGGGCGCTCATGTTTTTCATCGGCGGAGGGTTCGCCCTGATCCTGCTTGCCGTGCTGTGGTTCCGGCAGACCCCGGTGAGTTGGTTCCTCGGCGCGTGCGGCCTGGTCTGTATCGGTGCGCTCACTATTGGCGGGGTCACCGGAATGGATGTGCCCCAGCCCGGCACCCTGGAGCGGTTGATGGGCTACCCCGTCACTGTCGGATTGGCAGCGGCGGGCCTGGTGATCGCCCAGCGGGTGCAGCGGCATCGCAGGGAGCTTAAGGCACGGGGGCTTAAGGCAGGGAGAAGCGCAGGGTGAGGTGGCCTGGGCTCCGGTCTTCGCACCCTTTGCCGCCAAGCGCACCCGTCATCCCTGGTGCGCCGGGCGGGTAGGGGTG
This Paenarthrobacter sp. GOM3 DNA region includes the following protein-coding sequences:
- a CDS encoding ABC transporter ATP-binding protein; its protein translation is MSMDRVAWSSLYNITTAKSGSKPFSKETLKRVMAFAAPHKGKLIAFVIASIAGAFLAVATPVLAGQVVDAIIANAGVGTVIWLAVLIAIVAVGEAGVGLLTRWLSSIIGEGVIVDLRTRVFDHVQRMPIAFFTRTRTGALVSRLNNDVIGAQSAFAGTLSGVVSNVVALALTLAVMLNTSWLVTVLAMVLLPIFLIPARRMGSKLADLRREAAAHNAAMGTQMTERFSAPGATLVKLFGRPDEESREFADRAGRVRDIGIRTAMLQFTFVTALTLVSALALALVYGLGGWLALGGQLAPGDVVVLALLLTRLYAPLTALSNARVEIMSALVSFERVFEILDLEPLITEKPDAVSVPAGPVAVEFDNVRFSYPSADKVSLASLEEVSTLDTRGGEEVLHGVSFRVEPGQTVALVGSSGAGKSTVAQLLSRLYDVDSGAVRLGGQAPGTGVDVRDVRFDSLRDTLGMVTQDGHLFHETIASNLRLARPDATEEDMWDVLKRARLETMIRSLPDGLETVVGERGYRLSGGERQRLTIARLLIKQPRVVILDEATAALDSTNEAAVQAALGEALEGRTAVVIAHRLSTIRAADAILVVEDGRIVERGTHAELLAADGRYAELYQTQFAEATAVAQEAVPEL
- a CDS encoding ABC-F family ATP-binding cassette domain-containing protein, whose product is MTATLVAKDLAGGHGHRTLFSKLSLTVAPGDVVGVVGANGAGKSTLLRILAGVDQPQDGTVSLAPSDAFVGWLPQEHERTEGETIAAYIARRTGCAKATTEMESTAEALGSGAPGADDAYSLAFDRWMASGAADLEDRIPAVLADLGLELGTDSLMTGLSGGQAARVALAALLLSRFDVVLLDEPTNDLDLDGLARLESFVQGLRGGVVLVSHDREFLARCVTAVVELDLAQNSVAVYDGGYEAFLEERDIAKRHARERYEDYANTKADLVSRARTQREWSSQGVRNAMKKNPDNDKIRRAASTESSEKQAQKVRQMESRIARLTEVEEPRKEWQLQFSIGQAPRSSAVVATLRNVVARQGDFTLGPVSLQLNGGERIGITGPNGAGKSTLLRLLLGTQEPDDGDASMGASVAVGEIDQARGLLNGGSNLGDAVEAVLVDWNAADVRTLLAKFGLKADHTSRTVDSLSPGERTRAALALLQARGVNLLVLDEPTNHLDLPAIEQLEEALENYEGALLLVTHDRRLLENVRLDSRWHVDNGHVQELHHTPSQEK
- a CDS encoding amino acid ABC transporter ATP-binding protein, whose product is MSPTNTPEPQAAPVLEARNLAKAFGSNQVLRDIDIDIRRGQVVALIGPSGSGKTTVLRSLNGLEIPDGGTVTFGQGDASGELAIDFGAKVGKKEVAALRDRSAMVFQHYNLFPHMTVLKNIIEGPVQVQKRPKAEAIAEAERLLERVGLADKRDAYPFELSGGQQQRVGIVRALALKPQLLLFDEPTSALDPELVGDVLGVIKELAEEGWTMVIVTHELAFAQHVADEVIFMDGGVVVERGPAAEVLRAPRQERTKLFVKRLQHDV
- a CDS encoding alpha-mannosidase, whose amino-acid sequence is MHDDRRITEQRLDRFVRERILPAIYGRAIPLELSSWDAPGEPVPAAEAMRQLFTPQEQGAAWGKAWSTKWLRLQGEVPQDWGMSDSTEVEIIVDLGFNSDVPGFQCEGTAWRADGSIIKAISPRNYHVPLKLLGGGHSVDFYVEAAANPDVAQGWSFAPTPLGDKATSGDEPRYRLGRIAMAELNETVWELNQDIWTLSGLMHELPTELPRRNEILRALERMLDIMDPDDVAGTAAAGREALREVLSRPAYASAHQLLATGHAHIDSAWLWPVRETIRKCARTFSNVVALMDEDPDFVFSCSSAQQMAWMKECFPELFVRIREKVKAGQFVPVGGMWVESDTNMPGGEAMARQFVEGKSFFLKEFDVECEEAWLPDSFGYSGAIPQIVKAAGSRWFLTQKISWNKVNRMPHHTFSWEGIDGTRLFTHFPPVDTYNAELHARELAHAERNYRDHGRGTMSLVPFGYGDGGGGPTREMVAAAHRTADLEGSPKVRMGTARDFFTKAEAEYANLPVWVGEMYLEMHRGTYTSQAKTKRGNRRSEHLLREAELWCSTAAVRLGADYAYPYEELKRLWQLVLLQQFHDILPGSSIAWVHQDAERNYEAIARDLEEIISAAAKALVGPGGTEYLLNAAPHVRAGVPALGAGAASTPNPAVQVQDDTEGFVLDNGVIRAVLNSDGLITSLVDHASGREAIAPGQAGNLLELFRDTPNEWDAWDIEEFYRRNVTPLTRADSADLERTAAGAVVVVKRKVGASTITQRITLDAGSKSLGIATTVDWQEREKMLKIAFPLDVRADRSASETQFGHVFRPTHTNTSWEVAKFEICAHRWIHVAEPGYGVAVSNSSSYGHDVTRAVREDGGTTTTVRTSLLRSARFPDPEADRGEHTLELSIRPGAGIADAVEEGYRTNLAPRYVTGGHAVEPLVSVTNPAIVVEAVKLAEDGSGDVIVRLYESLGERSTGKVAPGFQAQGVAATDLLERPVDAPGVVVQEGSVVDLVLRPFQLVTLRFNRG
- a CDS encoding amino acid ABC transporter substrate-binding protein, with the protein product MNSLRTRRTVLAATLASVALALSACGGGSSPAQSGGDTSLSDVKSKGELVIATEGTYRPFTFHAEGAGDLTGFDVEIARAVADKLGVKATFQETQFDGIFAGLEAKRFDTIANQISINDERKAKYEFSTPYTVSTGVVVTKSDNNSINSFADLKGKTTAQSLTSNFYKMAVEAGANVQAVEGWAQSATLVQQGRVDATVNDKLTYLDYAKTTPDSGLKVAAEAPDKTESAFVFRKGSTELSTAVSKALADLQSDGTLAKISTKYFGADVTK
- a CDS encoding DUF998 domain-containing protein, giving the protein MKGHLTTAAPAGSFLPDVRSVRANIGGWAQLSVVQYFVAEAAVIQAWAGPEPYSRATGYISDLGAVSCGIYEDRSVCSPLHLLMNASFVVQGLGLVLGALFLTAGLLCVAARPGMPARRFRAATNTPAPVRVLTVPWLLAVGVRVLTGVAGVGTVLVGLIPEDLDSPWHFAGALMFFIGGGFALILLAVLWFRQTPVSWFLGACGLVCIGALTIGGVTGMDVPQPGTLERLMGYPVTVGLAAAGLVIAQRVQRHRRELKARGLKAGRSAG
- a CDS encoding NUDIX hydrolase — its product is MNLIIVSAVCVYNEAGHLLTVRKRGTDKFMHPGGKPEAGETAAQAASRELLEEVGIDVPPEELQPVGVWLATAANEAETTIEATVFTAPGIWLAHPSAEIAEIRWLDLHAPLPGDLAPLLTDHVLPALTTPR
- a CDS encoding DUF6314 family protein yields the protein MNHQQPTPDLRAYLAGSWNVERTLLDRASGTRGTFTGVVRYSGNADGGLDYREDGTMHWPTHSGAAFREYVLRPGAGPESMDVFFPDGRAFHVMSFSEQGHEDEHWCDPDDYRVSYSYEGPDSFSFAWDVRGPAKDLLLESHLKRQK
- a CDS encoding amino acid ABC transporter permease, with the protein product MNWDLIWSSFGPLITGAVTGTIPLTLASFAFGLVLALLVALLRLSPNVVLSGIGRFYVSVIRGTPLLVQLFVIFYGLPSIGVKLDPWPSAIIAFSLNVGGYAAEIIRAAILSVPKGQWEAGHTIGMSRPQALLRIILPQAARVSVPPLSNTFISLVKDTSLASLILVTELFRNAQQIAAFSQEFMALYLQAALVYWVICLVLSTAQSAVERRLDRYVAH